The following are encoded in a window of Geobacter metallireducens GS-15 genomic DNA:
- a CDS encoding heavy metal response regulator transcription factor → MRILIIEDEKKAAAYLQKGFTENGFSADTAQNGEDGLHLARTEAYDLVILDIMLPGRDGWSVLEELRRGGSEVPVIYLSARDAVQDRVRGLELGADDYLVKPFAFSELLARARNILRRGPARQPERLRVDDLEMDLVGHKAWRGGTPLDLTTKEFLLLSLLLRRKGEVLSRALIADQVWGINFDSDTNIVDVAIRRLRRKVDDPFERKLISTVRGAGYVLDGA, encoded by the coding sequence ATGCGCATCCTGATCATAGAAGACGAGAAAAAGGCCGCCGCGTATCTTCAGAAAGGATTCACTGAGAACGGCTTTTCGGCGGACACGGCCCAAAACGGCGAGGATGGTCTCCACCTGGCCCGTACCGAGGCCTACGACCTCGTCATCCTCGACATCATGCTCCCCGGCCGGGATGGCTGGTCGGTGCTGGAAGAGCTGCGGCGCGGGGGGAGCGAGGTGCCGGTCATCTACCTGTCGGCCCGGGACGCGGTCCAGGACCGGGTGCGAGGGCTGGAGCTGGGGGCCGACGACTACCTGGTGAAACCCTTCGCCTTTTCGGAACTGCTGGCCCGGGCCCGCAACATCCTCCGCCGGGGACCGGCACGGCAGCCGGAACGCCTGCGGGTCGACGATCTGGAAATGGACCTGGTGGGCCACAAGGCCTGGCGGGGAGGGACCCCCCTCGACCTCACCACCAAGGAGTTTCTCCTCCTGTCGCTCCTGCTCCGCCGCAAGGGGGAGGTCCTCTCCCGAGCCCTCATCGCCGACCAGGTCTGGGGCATAAACTTCGACAGCGACACCAATATCGTCGACGTGGCAATCCGCCGCCTGCGGCGCAAGGTCGACGACCCCTTCGAGCGAAAGCTGATAAGTACCGTCCGCGGAGCAGGCTATGTCCTCGACGGAGCGTGA
- a CDS encoding ABC transporter permease has protein sequence MQPHTTDDNFRGKLTTPNAWDLAAFFLVMGIIALLAWGSREMALPYVPGKTVPSLSPDPWHLPYYALRTVIRMGAALGLSLAFTLTYATLAAKSRRLGPILVPALDILQSVPILGFLSVTVTGFISLFPGSLLGVEAASIFAIFTSQAWNMAFSFYQSMKTVPKDLGEAATIFGLSPWKRFWRVEAPFGVPPLIWNIMMSVSGGWFFVVASEAITVGKTSVTLPGIGSYMALAIHRQDLGAIGWALATMALVIFLYDQLFFRPLVAWAEKFRVELTESGAPPESWLLTIFTRTRLMGRLLRLIGALPARLAERFPRRRRLPRRSRYPIRPEVQRTIDRAWNAIFALAALYGLWKLATFVSVIPLREVLSVFGLGLATLARVTVLLALASLLWIPVGVRIGLNPRWATRVQPVAQFLAAFPANLFFPVVVVLIVRFRLNPEIWTAPLMILGTQWYILFNVIAGASAIPNDLREAATNLGLSGWELWRRLLLPGIFPSLVTGLVTASGGTWNASIVAEMVSWGPTTLTATGLGSAIARWTEQGDYPHIVLGIAVMSIFVVCLNRLFWRRLYLLAQTRYRLD, from the coding sequence GTGCAGCCCCACACCACCGACGACAACTTCCGCGGAAAGCTCACGACGCCCAATGCCTGGGATCTGGCGGCATTCTTTCTTGTCATGGGCATCATCGCGCTCCTCGCCTGGGGAAGCCGGGAAATGGCCCTCCCCTATGTGCCGGGGAAGACGGTCCCCTCCCTCTCCCCCGATCCGTGGCACCTCCCCTACTACGCGCTGCGGACCGTAATCAGGATGGGGGCGGCCCTCGGCCTCTCCCTCGCCTTCACCCTCACCTACGCAACCCTGGCGGCCAAGAGCCGCCGGCTCGGCCCGATCCTCGTGCCGGCTCTCGACATCCTCCAGTCGGTGCCGATCCTCGGCTTCCTCTCCGTGACCGTAACCGGCTTCATCTCCCTGTTCCCGGGGAGCCTCCTGGGGGTCGAGGCCGCTTCCATCTTTGCCATTTTTACCTCCCAGGCATGGAACATGGCCTTCAGTTTTTACCAGTCCATGAAAACCGTCCCCAAGGACCTGGGAGAAGCGGCCACCATCTTCGGCCTCTCCCCCTGGAAGCGGTTCTGGCGGGTAGAGGCTCCCTTCGGCGTCCCCCCCCTCATCTGGAACATTATGATGTCGGTCTCGGGGGGGTGGTTTTTCGTGGTGGCCTCCGAGGCGATCACCGTGGGGAAGACCTCCGTGACCCTCCCCGGCATCGGCTCCTACATGGCGCTCGCCATCCACCGGCAGGACCTGGGCGCCATAGGATGGGCCCTGGCGACCATGGCCCTGGTCATCTTCCTCTACGACCAGCTCTTCTTCCGCCCCCTCGTGGCATGGGCCGAAAAATTCCGGGTGGAGCTCACTGAATCGGGCGCTCCTCCGGAATCGTGGCTTCTCACCATCTTCACCCGGACGCGGCTCATGGGCCGGCTCCTTCGTCTGATTGGCGCGCTACCGGCACGGCTGGCAGAGCGTTTTCCCCGGAGACGCCGCCTCCCGCGCCGGTCGAGGTACCCCATCCGGCCGGAAGTACAGCGGACCATCGATCGCGCCTGGAACGCAATCTTTGCCCTGGCAGCGCTCTACGGCCTCTGGAAACTGGCAACCTTCGTGAGCGTCATCCCCCTCCGCGAGGTGCTCTCCGTCTTCGGGCTGGGTCTGGCTACCCTGGCGCGGGTGACGGTCCTCCTCGCCCTGGCCTCGCTTCTCTGGATCCCTGTGGGGGTCAGGATAGGGCTCAATCCCCGGTGGGCGACTCGCGTTCAGCCGGTGGCCCAGTTCCTGGCCGCGTTCCCCGCAAACCTCTTCTTCCCGGTAGTGGTGGTCCTCATCGTCCGTTTCCGGCTCAATCCTGAAATCTGGACCGCCCCCCTCATGATCCTCGGCACCCAGTGGTACATCCTCTTCAACGTCATCGCCGGGGCCTCCGCCATCCCCAACGACCTGCGCGAAGCGGCGACCAACCTGGGGCTCTCGGGGTGGGAGCTCTGGCGGCGGCTGCTCCTCCCCGGCATCTTCCCCTCCCTGGTGACGGGGCTCGTGACCGCCTCGGGAGGAACCTGGAACGCGAGCATCGTTGCCGAGATGGTGAGCTGGGGCCCCACCACCCTCACCGCCACCGGCCTCGGTTCGGCCATTGCCCGCTGGACCGAGCAGGGGGACTACCCCCACATCGTTCTCGGCATCGCGGTAATGAGCATCTTCGTTGTCTGCCTGAACCGCCTCTTCTGGCGCAGGCTCTACCTCCTGGCCCAGACCAGGTATCGCCTTGACTAG
- a CDS encoding LTA synthase family protein, whose translation MTKRRTFGIITLFSLIFLAISIITRTVLLTMVPKGSGLTLPLVAKAYGTGFIFDAAALAYLLIPAALYLILAPRRLAGSSGHRWVVRTAIFIILYALIFGAVAEYFFFEEFSTRFNFIAVDYLIYTHEVIGNIRESYPLAPILGGIFAISLVAVFLLRSAIDRAAATTFAGRHRRLGATLLAAPLAALLLVNISGTEISANSYANELAGNGLYGLFAAFRNNELDFRQFYVTRDDRQVLARLRGLVEERNNHFTTPAPRMTRQITGEGEEKRLNVIVVVEESLSAEYLGIFGNTKGLSPNIDRLSRDSLLFTHLYASGTRTVRGLEALNLSIPPLPGTSIVKRPNNGGFRSWGEIMKEKGYDTRYIYAGYGYFDNMNAFFSGNGFDIVDRNSFAKDEITFANVWGVCDEDLYRKTIKESRKSFEAGRPFFNMLMTTSNHRPFTYPDGKIDIPSKTGRDGGVKYADYAIGKFIEEARKEPWFKDTVFVFIADHCAGSAGKTELPVKKYEIPLLVYSPHNVTPGKVDRMMGQIDVAPTVLGLLNMSYTTDFLGRDILKADTQPERAFISTYQKLGYIEGDRLLILSPQKGATLARFDRRSGDTQPLPMDEQSLQKALAWYQGANYIYKNRLNRLP comes from the coding sequence ATGACCAAGCGCCGTACCTTTGGCATCATCACCCTCTTCTCACTCATCTTTCTCGCCATCTCCATCATAACCCGTACCGTTCTCCTCACCATGGTCCCCAAGGGGTCCGGGCTCACCCTCCCCCTGGTGGCAAAGGCCTACGGAACAGGGTTCATTTTCGACGCGGCGGCCCTCGCCTATCTCCTCATCCCGGCGGCCCTCTACCTGATCCTCGCCCCCCGGCGGCTCGCGGGAAGCAGCGGGCACCGCTGGGTGGTCCGCACCGCCATCTTCATCATCCTCTACGCCCTCATCTTCGGCGCCGTGGCCGAGTACTTCTTCTTCGAGGAGTTCTCGACCCGCTTCAACTTCATTGCCGTGGATTACCTGATCTACACCCATGAGGTCATCGGCAACATCCGCGAGTCGTACCCCCTGGCGCCGATTCTCGGCGGAATCTTTGCTATTTCCCTGGTTGCGGTATTCCTGCTCCGCTCCGCCATCGACCGGGCCGCCGCCACGACCTTTGCCGGCCGCCACCGTCGTCTGGGCGCCACGCTCCTTGCCGCCCCCCTGGCAGCCCTTCTCCTCGTGAACATTTCCGGCACGGAGATCTCCGCCAACAGCTACGCCAACGAACTGGCCGGCAACGGCCTCTATGGCCTCTTCGCGGCCTTCCGCAACAACGAGCTCGACTTCAGACAGTTCTACGTGACCCGGGACGACCGGCAGGTACTGGCCCGGCTCCGCGGCTTGGTGGAGGAGCGCAACAACCACTTCACCACCCCGGCGCCCCGCATGACCCGGCAGATCACCGGCGAAGGAGAGGAAAAGCGGCTCAACGTCATCGTGGTGGTGGAGGAGAGCCTGAGTGCCGAGTACCTCGGAATATTCGGCAACACCAAGGGACTCTCGCCGAACATCGACCGTCTCTCCAGGGATTCCCTGCTCTTCACCCACCTCTACGCCAGCGGCACCAGGACGGTCCGGGGGCTGGAGGCCCTCAACCTCTCGATACCGCCGCTTCCGGGCACCTCCATCGTGAAGCGCCCCAATAACGGCGGCTTTCGGTCCTGGGGTGAAATCATGAAGGAGAAGGGGTACGACACCCGCTACATCTACGCGGGATATGGCTACTTTGACAACATGAACGCCTTTTTCTCCGGCAACGGCTTCGACATTGTCGACCGCAACAGCTTTGCCAAGGACGAGATAACCTTCGCCAACGTCTGGGGAGTCTGCGACGAAGACCTCTACCGCAAGACCATCAAGGAGTCGCGGAAGTCATTTGAGGCGGGGCGCCCTTTCTTCAACATGCTTATGACCACCTCCAACCACCGTCCCTTCACCTATCCGGACGGGAAAATCGACATTCCCTCCAAGACCGGCCGTGACGGAGGGGTGAAATACGCCGACTACGCCATCGGGAAGTTCATCGAAGAAGCCCGGAAGGAGCCTTGGTTCAAGGATACCGTCTTCGTCTTCATTGCCGACCACTGCGCCGGCAGCGCCGGCAAGACCGAACTGCCGGTGAAGAAGTACGAGATCCCGCTCCTTGTCTACTCCCCCCACAACGTGACGCCGGGAAAGGTGGATCGGATGATGGGCCAGATCGACGTGGCCCCCACGGTGCTCGGACTCCTCAACATGAGCTACACCACCGACTTCCTGGGGCGCGACATCCTCAAGGCCGACACGCAGCCCGAACGGGCCTTCATCTCCACCTACCAGAAGCTGGGCTACATCGAGGGTGACCGGCTCCTGATCCTCAGCCCCCAGAAAGGGGCAACCCTGGCCCGGTTCGACCGCCGCAGCGGCGACACCCAGCCGCTCCCCATGGATGAACAGTCCCTCCAAAAAGCCCTTGCCTGGTACCAGGGGGCGAACTATATTTACAAGAATCGGCTCAACAGGCTCCCCTGA
- a CDS encoding ArsR/SmtB family transcription factor, which yields MKQAARLFKSLADETRLRILALLLAEKKLCVCDLMAALELPQSTVSRHLAQLKNAGWVDDRREGVWVYYSLAPSDIPARGELQAFLARYLATEPVALADRERLAGFGQGNRCA from the coding sequence ATGAAACAGGCCGCCCGTCTTTTCAAATCCCTTGCCGATGAAACCCGCCTCCGAATCCTGGCGCTCCTCCTGGCGGAGAAGAAGCTCTGCGTCTGCGATCTCATGGCGGCCCTGGAGCTCCCCCAGTCCACGGTGTCGCGGCACTTGGCCCAACTCAAGAACGCCGGCTGGGTGGATGACCGCAGGGAAGGGGTTTGGGTCTACTACTCCCTTGCCCCCTCAGACATACCCGCGCGCGGCGAACTCCAAGCTTTCCTGGCACGGTACCTTGCCACGGAACCGGTTGCCCTTGCCGACCGCGAACGCCTCGCCGGCTTTGGCCAGGGGAATCGCTGCGCCTGA
- a CDS encoding arsenate reductase ArsC, with product MKHRVLFLCTHNANRSQMAEGLANHFLGGQWEAFSAGTEATAVNPRAIRVMAELGIDISNQRSKNLAEFDGQTFDRVITLCGDATEKCPYFVGGVRREHVGFDDPSRATGTEGEIMAEFRRVRDEMRQELTAHLSGGTHE from the coding sequence ATGAAACATCGCGTCCTCTTCCTCTGCACCCACAACGCCAACCGCTCCCAGATGGCCGAGGGGCTGGCAAACCATTTTCTCGGCGGACAATGGGAGGCCTTCTCCGCCGGCACGGAGGCAACCGCCGTCAATCCGCGAGCAATCAGGGTTATGGCTGAACTGGGGATCGATATCTCCAATCAGCGTTCCAAGAATCTCGCTGAATTCGACGGGCAGACCTTTGACCGGGTCATCACCCTCTGCGGCGATGCCACCGAAAAATGTCCCTACTTCGTCGGTGGAGTCCGGCGTGAGCACGTGGGGTTCGACGACCCTTCACGGGCCACTGGCACCGAAGGGGAAATCATGGCCGAATTTCGTCGGGTCCGGGATGAGATGCGACAGGAGCTGACTGCCCACCTGAGCGGAGGAACCCATGAGTGA
- a CDS encoding ABC transporter ATP-binding protein, protein MTTSASAELLRLDNIRKSYRKTEGDEHLVLDGVALTVGEGEIVALLGRSGSGKSTLLRIISGLVPPGGGTVSYGGNPVTGPVEGVAMVFQTFALMPWLTVLENVELGLLARRVPAAERRRRALEAIDLIGLDGFESAFPKELSGGMRQRVGFARALVVEPDLLLMDEPFSALDVLTAETLRTDLIELWIERRIPTRGIILVSHNIEESVLLADRIVILGSSPGRIVAEVPVPLPHPRDREAPAFRKLVDDVYALMTEKPRGAARPEGVPIGHRLPDASVSRLTGLIDALAREPYRGRADLPEIADDQGLSVDHLFPLLEALEILGFARVEAGDVELTPSGRSFAEADILRQKEIFAEHLVRRVSLAAHIRRVLDERPGNRAPEERFLRELEDYLSEDEAQRVLRVVIEWGRNAEIFAYDESAGVLSLENPVEAEG, encoded by the coding sequence ATGACAACTTCAGCGTCCGCCGAACTGCTCCGGCTCGACAACATCAGGAAATCGTACCGCAAGACCGAGGGTGATGAGCACCTCGTCCTCGATGGCGTAGCCCTCACCGTCGGCGAGGGTGAGATCGTTGCGCTGCTGGGCCGCTCGGGTTCGGGGAAATCGACCCTCCTGCGGATCATCTCCGGGCTCGTCCCCCCCGGCGGTGGCACCGTCAGCTACGGAGGAAATCCGGTCACCGGTCCGGTGGAAGGGGTGGCCATGGTCTTCCAGACCTTCGCCCTCATGCCCTGGCTCACGGTCCTCGAAAACGTGGAACTGGGCCTCCTGGCCCGCCGGGTGCCTGCGGCGGAAAGGCGCCGCCGCGCCCTGGAGGCCATCGACCTGATCGGCCTCGACGGCTTCGAATCCGCCTTCCCCAAGGAGCTCTCCGGCGGAATGCGCCAGCGGGTCGGCTTTGCCCGAGCCCTGGTGGTGGAGCCCGATCTCCTCCTCATGGACGAACCTTTCTCGGCCCTTGACGTCCTCACCGCCGAGACCCTCCGCACCGACCTGATCGAACTCTGGATCGAGCGGCGGATACCAACACGTGGCATCATCCTCGTCTCCCACAACATCGAGGAATCGGTCCTCCTGGCCGACCGGATCGTCATCCTCGGGAGCTCCCCCGGCCGAATCGTCGCCGAGGTGCCGGTCCCCCTTCCCCACCCCCGCGACCGGGAGGCCCCAGCTTTCCGCAAGCTCGTGGACGACGTCTATGCCCTCATGACCGAAAAACCCCGCGGGGCCGCGCGCCCCGAAGGTGTTCCTATCGGCCACCGTCTCCCCGATGCCTCGGTCTCCCGCCTCACCGGCCTCATCGACGCCCTGGCCCGGGAGCCCTACCGGGGGCGGGCCGACCTCCCCGAAATCGCCGACGACCAGGGGCTCAGCGTCGACCACCTCTTCCCGCTCCTGGAGGCACTGGAAATCCTCGGCTTCGCCCGGGTGGAGGCGGGCGACGTGGAGCTCACCCCCTCGGGAAGGAGCTTTGCCGAGGCCGACATCCTCCGGCAGAAGGAGATTTTTGCCGAGCACCTGGTGCGCCGGGTGTCGCTGGCAGCCCACATCCGCCGGGTACTCGACGAGCGCCCTGGCAACCGCGCGCCGGAAGAGCGCTTTCTCCGGGAACTGGAGGACTACCTGAGCGAGGACGAAGCCCAGCGGGTCTTGCGGGTCGTCATCGAGTGGGGACGAAACGCCGAGATCTTCGCCTACGACGAGAGCGCCGGGGTGTTGAGCCTGGAGAACCCTGTCGAGGCGGAAGGGTAA
- a CDS encoding heavy metal sensor histidine kinase, whose translation MSSTEREVTHPGALSLTARLTILSTLATTCVLLFVIVFQFLALASDLEFEDNNFIIEKIRVIEAIIARYPDDSAHLDQEVNWEGALRQDTRYLVRIMGRQGNVVMETRGMDRIVPARQFPPPARDSRAIGQGKKLHVQDGRIYLLNSAWGMSEKGLSSRFIQVALDVTDDEDILQGYKQKMAFVFLAGICLSAALSAVVVRRGLRPLAEITGAAGRIDVTTLDERLGARVWPRELARFAAAFDGMLDRLETSFDRLEASSANLAHEIRTPINILRGEAEVAISRARSAEEYRRVIESSLEEYERLSRLIDNILFLARAEQRIEPIPLDMRGELELLLDFYGTLAEEKEITISCSGRGEIHADPLLFQRAVGNLLSNAIRYTPTGGAITVSFTRDNDGAAHLTVTDTGIGIAPDDLLRVFDRFYRSSEARALNAQGTGLGLAIVRSIMDLHGGSVSVSSEPGRGTAVTLHFPAAPSPL comes from the coding sequence ATGTCCTCGACGGAGCGTGAAGTGACCCACCCGGGGGCTCTCTCCCTCACCGCACGGCTCACCATCCTCTCCACCCTGGCCACCACGTGTGTTCTCCTCTTTGTCATCGTCTTCCAGTTTCTCGCCCTGGCAAGCGACCTGGAGTTCGAGGACAACAACTTCATCATCGAGAAAATACGGGTGATCGAGGCGATCATTGCCCGCTACCCCGACGACTCCGCCCACCTTGATCAGGAAGTCAACTGGGAAGGGGCCCTGCGGCAGGACACCCGTTACCTGGTTCGAATCATGGGGCGGCAGGGAAATGTGGTCATGGAGACACGGGGAATGGACCGCATTGTTCCTGCCCGCCAGTTCCCCCCGCCAGCCCGGGATTCCCGCGCCATCGGCCAAGGCAAAAAGCTCCACGTGCAAGACGGGCGGATCTATCTGCTGAACTCCGCCTGGGGAATGTCGGAGAAGGGGCTTTCATCCCGCTTTATCCAGGTGGCCCTCGACGTGACCGACGACGAGGATATCCTTCAGGGATACAAGCAGAAGATGGCTTTTGTGTTTCTGGCCGGCATTTGCCTTTCGGCCGCTCTCAGTGCCGTGGTGGTGCGCCGGGGCCTCCGCCCCCTGGCAGAGATTACCGGTGCGGCCGGACGCATCGATGTGACGACCCTTGATGAACGCCTCGGTGCCCGGGTATGGCCCCGGGAACTGGCCCGTTTCGCCGCCGCCTTCGACGGCATGCTCGACCGCCTTGAAACGTCTTTCGACCGGCTCGAAGCATCCTCCGCCAACCTGGCCCACGAAATCCGCACCCCCATCAACATCCTTCGGGGCGAGGCCGAGGTGGCTATCTCCCGGGCCCGCTCCGCCGAAGAGTACCGGCGGGTCATCGAGTCGAGCCTTGAGGAGTACGAGCGCCTCTCGCGCCTGATCGACAACATCCTCTTCCTGGCCAGGGCCGAGCAACGGATCGAGCCGATCCCCCTGGACATGCGCGGCGAACTGGAACTGCTCCTGGACTTCTACGGCACCCTGGCGGAAGAGAAGGAGATAACCATTTCCTGCTCCGGCCGGGGTGAGATACATGCTGACCCGCTCCTCTTCCAGCGGGCCGTCGGCAACCTGCTCTCCAACGCCATCCGCTACACCCCCACGGGAGGGGCGATCACCGTCTCCTTCACCCGGGACAACGACGGCGCCGCCCATCTCACCGTTACCGACACCGGCATCGGCATCGCGCCGGACGATCTCCTCCGGGTCTTCGACCGCTTCTACCGCAGCAGCGAGGCCCGCGCCCTCAATGCCCAGGGGACCGGCCTCGGCCTCGCCATCGTCCGCTCCATCATGGACCTCCACGGGGGAAGCGTTTCGGTCTCCAGCGAACCGGGGCGGGGAACCGCCGTGACGCTCCACTTTCCCGCAGCTCCGTCACCATTGTAA
- a CDS encoding phosphatase PAP2 family protein, with protein sequence MKTRTTAPLDAPFWLSHGIVPLLLFVFAATACEITHVDLVLADRFYDFTAGTWPARYSWWAQWLIHERGRDLIAAVTSLSFIAWVLSFQVVRLRPFRWAALYLAMAIGIGICLVAVGRGLSGRHCPWSVERYGGPVPYTRLFEGNPPGANNGHCFPAVHAAGGFSLMAIYFALRDRRAKIARAGLATGFALGTIYGYAQMARGAHFFSHMVWSAAICWFSALGLYWIFRPHLAPSESGGAADGSRFAPATHTGETA encoded by the coding sequence ATGAAGACACGTACGACCGCGCCCCTTGATGCTCCCTTCTGGCTCAGTCACGGGATCGTGCCGCTTCTCCTCTTCGTTTTCGCGGCCACGGCCTGCGAGATTACCCACGTGGACCTGGTCCTGGCTGACCGCTTCTACGATTTCACTGCCGGCACCTGGCCGGCCCGGTACTCGTGGTGGGCCCAATGGCTCATCCACGAGCGGGGGCGTGACCTGATCGCCGCGGTCACATCGCTTTCCTTCATCGCCTGGGTCCTGTCGTTCCAGGTTGTCCGGTTGCGCCCCTTCCGGTGGGCCGCCCTCTACCTGGCCATGGCCATAGGCATCGGCATTTGCCTCGTTGCCGTCGGCAGGGGTTTATCCGGCCGCCACTGTCCCTGGTCCGTGGAACGCTACGGCGGGCCGGTCCCCTACACCCGGCTCTTCGAGGGAAATCCCCCCGGCGCCAACAACGGGCATTGCTTTCCGGCGGTACACGCCGCCGGAGGTTTTTCCCTCATGGCCATATACTTCGCCCTGCGGGATCGCCGCGCCAAGATCGCCCGGGCAGGCCTCGCAACGGGATTCGCACTCGGCACCATTTACGGCTACGCCCAGATGGCACGGGGAGCCCACTTTTTCTCGCACATGGTCTGGTCCGCGGCCATCTGCTGGTTCTCGGCCCTGGGGCTCTACTGGATTTTCAGGCCCCACCTCGCCCCATCGGAAAGCGGTGGGGCCGCCGATGGATCACGGTTTGCTCCCGCCACTCACACGGGAGAGACGGCATAA
- a CDS encoding methyl-accepting chemotaxis protein: MNLLKDARLSVKLVSSFVLVAFIAGIVGFIGTSKVNTLANEADEMFTYNTKPLGVFGQVGIAFQKARVNVRGMILDDSTQRAQANANAIAKLYQDIDKQLTEVDATLETEEGKKQFATLRTLIKEYGPVRDEIIAAALAGDRETALDVMRSEGLAYERKIDDAIKKIFDMKIALAERRNGLNSATAHSATIQMGILAVAGMVAAVVFGLFMARQFTVPLRKVVEFAQAIAQGDLAHHLEMKQKDETGQLAEAVNTMSDRLNSLITGVADNAAQVAAAAGQLTANAEQMATGAEEVAAQTGTVATASEEMAATSTEIAASCSAAADEARRASETAGKGSEVIKQTVGEMHHIAERVKETAKTVENLGTRSDQIGEIIGTIEDIADQTNLLALNAAIEAARAGEQGRGFAVVADEVRALAERTTKATKEIGAMIKAIQQETRDAVSFMEQGVKEVELGTAEAAQSGKALVEILDTVEAVTMQVNQIATAAEQQTATTTEISGNIQQITDVVQGTARGAQETAAAARQLSDLSSELQHLIGQFHLAS, from the coding sequence ATGAATCTGTTAAAGGATGCCCGTCTCAGCGTTAAACTGGTATCGAGTTTTGTTCTGGTTGCCTTCATCGCCGGCATTGTCGGCTTCATCGGGACCTCGAAAGTCAATACGCTGGCGAATGAAGCCGATGAGATGTTCACCTACAACACTAAACCCCTCGGGGTGTTCGGACAGGTGGGCATCGCTTTTCAGAAAGCACGGGTGAACGTGCGCGGAATGATACTCGACGACAGTACCCAGCGTGCCCAGGCCAACGCCAATGCCATCGCGAAGCTTTACCAGGATATCGACAAACAGTTGACGGAGGTGGATGCGACACTTGAAACCGAAGAGGGGAAAAAACAGTTCGCCACGCTCCGCACCCTCATCAAAGAGTACGGCCCGGTGCGCGATGAAATCATCGCGGCAGCCCTTGCCGGCGATCGCGAAACTGCCCTGGATGTCATGCGGAGCGAGGGGCTTGCCTATGAGCGCAAGATCGACGATGCAATAAAAAAGATATTCGACATGAAAATCGCACTGGCGGAACGCCGCAACGGACTGAATAGTGCCACGGCCCACAGTGCCACCATACAGATGGGAATACTCGCCGTTGCCGGCATGGTCGCTGCTGTCGTTTTCGGCCTGTTCATGGCGCGCCAGTTCACCGTCCCCCTTCGGAAAGTGGTCGAATTCGCCCAGGCCATCGCCCAGGGGGATCTAGCCCACCATCTTGAGATGAAACAGAAAGACGAAACCGGTCAGCTAGCCGAAGCAGTCAACACCATGTCCGACCGTCTCAACAGCCTCATTACCGGCGTTGCCGATAACGCGGCACAGGTGGCGGCAGCAGCCGGTCAGTTAACTGCCAATGCCGAGCAAATGGCAACGGGGGCGGAGGAAGTTGCCGCCCAGACCGGCACTGTGGCCACAGCCAGCGAGGAGATGGCGGCCACATCGACGGAAATTGCCGCCAGTTGTTCGGCCGCAGCCGACGAAGCACGCCGGGCAAGCGAAACGGCGGGCAAAGGATCTGAAGTGATCAAGCAGACTGTCGGGGAGATGCACCACATTGCCGAACGGGTAAAGGAAACGGCAAAGACGGTGGAAAACCTCGGCACCCGAAGCGACCAGATTGGTGAGATTATCGGCACCATCGAGGATATCGCAGACCAGACGAATCTCCTGGCGCTGAACGCCGCCATCGAGGCCGCCCGAGCCGGCGAGCAGGGCCGCGGTTTCGCCGTAGTGGCCGACGAGGTCCGGGCACTGGCAGAGCGGACCACCAAGGCGACCAAGGAAATCGGCGCGATGATAAAAGCCATTCAACAGGAGACAAGGGATGCCGTCTCATTCATGGAGCAAGGGGTGAAGGAGGTTGAGCTCGGCACTGCCGAAGCGGCGCAGTCCGGCAAGGCGCTTGTAGAAATCCTCGATACGGTAGAGGCCGTCACTATGCAGGTCAACCAGATTGCCACGGCCGCCGAGCAGCAGACCGCCACCACAACCGAAATCAGCGGCAACATCCAACAGATTACCGATGTGGTTCAGGGTACGGCCCGGGGAGCCCAGGAAACCGCAGCCGCTGCCAGACAGCTTTCCGATCTCTCCTCCGAGCTTCAGCATCTCATCGGCCAGTTCCACCTGGCATCGTGA